The sequence below is a genomic window from Salinispira pacifica.
TTTTTCGGCTTCGACCACACTTCCGGCTTCTTCCGAGTAATGGTGAAAGATCGCGCTCGCTTCACTGGAAATCACAATAATGATCATACATGCCAGTATGAGGATATGTACCCGGATATTTACCTCCCATTGAGGCGGCGCCCCAGGGCGCTCCTGCTGCAAGACTCGCCTGATAAAATATGATAATCAAGGACAGTCCGGAAAAAATATATGCTGATACTTCTTGTGACAGGCTTATTTCTCCTTGAAATTGGGTTCATGTTGTATACGAGCAACAGATGCAGGATCTACACAATGGCAGATGTGTAATTATGTTACACATGACGTACTGTTACGTTTTTACCCGGATACATTACCCAAATTACACTCAATAATTCGAGAATATACCCCTTTTTTTCAGCTATATAATCAATTTATTCAAAAATTCAGAGACTTTTTATTACCCGGTGCAGTTGGCACGAAAGCTGCATGTGCTTGGCTATGAAAACGAGAACAATATTTTTAGGATTTCTCAGCATCATGTTCCTCTTTTCCGGGCTTTTTTCAGCCGCTTCCCAGGAGTCAGAGGGAAGCGGCTGGAATTCTTATTCCCGACTGCGGGAAGCATGGATGAATGCTGACCTGGATATCAGGCTCAGTGAATTGAAGTTGCAAAATCAGGAACGGGACTTTGCTTTGGCAAACACAGGCTTGGACAACAGCGTAGAGCTCGGGCTGGGCGGAACTCAGCAGAAAGGGATTTCTCTGGAGAGGGAAAATGACGGAGATTCGCTGAATTTTGGAGCCAATCCGTATGCAAATTTGCTTCTGGGTGATGAGCATCAAAGCAGCGCCTCACTGTCTGCACAGCTGAACCGTAGCGGATCGGGAAGTATCTCCATCAGCCCCAGGATTTCATTATCCCATAGTTTCAGCGACATTTTCGGCGCGGATACAGCAGATCCCGAGGATGTACAGCAGTTGCTGAACCTGTACCTCTCCAGGTTGAATGTGATGAGAAGTCGTTTGGACAGCGAAATCAGCCTGCTGACTTCAATCAACAATATGTGGAGTCGCAAGCTCGATATTGATGCTGCGGAATATCAGCTTGTGAATTTACTGGAAGACCGTGCTGATGCTGTGAACCTTTTGGGCTATGCAGAAGACAGTAGCTATATTGCCGATCTTGATTATCAGATTGGGGAGAGCAGACGCAGGTTTGAGTATCTTCAGCTTCTGCTTGAGCAGGATATGAATAGCCTACACCGGAACAGCGGCATCATGCTGGAAACAGCCGTCCTTGAGAGGATTGTCTCTGAAGAGTTTATCCAAGAAGCGCTGCCGTATGAAGCTGATGTGCCGGAACCGCAGCAGTTCACCGACTATCAGACTGCAATGTTTGAACTGAAACTGGCGGAACGTGAACTTCAGGACTTCCTGGAAGCGGATGAAACAAAGCTTGGGCTGGGTATTGAGGCGGAAACAGAGTTCAGCGACGGGCAGACGCTTTCGAGTCAGGTTGCCGCCGGTATCAGTCTGGATGTGGGCACAGGACTGTCTGTTTCCTTGGATGTCGGATACTTTAACAGCAATAATCCGAATCCACAGAATACTCCATATGCCGGTGTGAATCTTTCTTGGTCTTCCAACAGTCGGCAAAGCAGTGAAACGCTTCAATATGAACAACTGCAACTTCAACTGGAACAGGCAGAATACAGTTTGCAAAGCGTTGAGGAACGTTTGCGCATCCAAAGCCTGTCCTTTGAAAACCAACTATTGGATTTGCGCCTCCAGCTATCGAATATTGATGATCATTTGGACTCACTTGCTGTGAAACGGGATGAAACTCTCAGTTCTCTATCCGACGGGGTTGCTTCACAGAATGAAATCCGTGATATCGACCGCAGTATCATGGAGATCAGAGGCAACAGGAAAAGCATTCAAATTGAATTGCTTATCCTTCAAAAAGAGATGCAATCTGCCACTGTTAATCTCATTGATCAAAACACAACACAGGAACAATAAATATGGAAATGCAACAGGAGAAATATATGAAAAGGAACGCTTCGAAGACATGGAAAATCATTATCATCCTGACGGTGGTTGCGGGACTTGCCACTGCCGGCAGCATAGCAGCGGTGAGTATGTATCGTCAGTCATCTGCAACTTCAGGACTCTCGGATGCCAGGCGATATTCAGTAAACCAGGTATCATACTCCCAGACCATTGAAGCCAGTGGTAATATAGAAGCCTATCAGGCTGAAAGTTATGCAGCCCCTATGGCCGGAGAGGTTGAAAATATCTATGTTGCAGAAGGTGATCAGGTGGCTCAGGGCCAAATGCTTGCAGATCTGAACGACCTGTCACTCCGGTATGAACTTGCGTCCATAGAGTATGATATTTCACAGGCACAGTCGAATGCCCGACCAAGAGAGCTGGAGCTGCTAGAAATGAAGAAGGAGATGGCTGAATCGGAAATTTCAGATACCAAAGTGAGCGCTAAGTTCGCAGGGCTGGTATCTGATGTATTCGTAAACGAAGGGGATAATGTGGCTCAGGGTGCGGAGCTGCTCCGTGTAATAGATCTCAGTATGATGAAGGCAATGGTGCCAATTGATGAGATCGACGTCCCCCTGCTGGAGGAAGGTCAGCGGGTCGAGTTCATTTTTGATGCGTATCCTGATCTTCGATACAACGGATATGTTGCACATGTGCCCAGGGAAGCCTCGGTCACCAGCAACGGTATCGCCGTACTGGAAGTGGAGTTGATTCTTTCGGATCCCGATTCTGCAATAATTCCGGCTTTTACGTTTACAGCTGAAATATACGTGAGTGACAGCGAAGATATTCTTGTGGTTGATAAAAGCGCAGTATTCATTCGGGACAATGACGGCAGTCGTGGAATGGCCATGCGAGTTGACGAGCAGACGGAAGATCCCCAGCCGGTACGAGTCGAAGTTGAATCCTATGATGCCGACAGGTATCGGGTACTAAATGGGTTGGAAGCAGGTGATGAACTCATTTCTCCGCAATCTCTTATGGACGCCCGTGGAGATATAGGCGGAGGTTTTTCGCTTCCGGGAATGGGCCGGAACATGAATGGAGGCGAACGACCTGTACCACCTCAGGGAAGCGGAACTGCCCCTGCCGGAAGGAGAAATTGATGTATCCGGTTATCAAAACAGAAAAATTAAAGCGTTACTATAATATGGGTGATACCACCGTCAAGGCCCTGGACGGAGTGGATATTGAGATTCATTCCGGAGAAATGGTTTCGGTCATGGGGCCGTCAGGGTCGGGAAAATCCACTCTTATGCATCTGGTGGGCTGCCTGGACAGTCCCAGCCACGGCAGCATTTTAATTGACGGGGAAGATATCAGTGCATTCAATGAAGCACAATTGGCTGCAATCAGGAACCGGAAAATCGGTTTTGTTTTTCAGCAGTTCAATCTGCTTTCTAAAACTACTATCCTGGATAATGTGGCCACGCCCCTGATGTATGCACGGGTAAACGCTGCTGAACGTCACCGAAGAGCTGAGAATGCTCTGGTGAGGGTGGGACTGGGTGATCGAATTTATCATCGGCCGAATGAGCTCTCCGGAGGTCAGAGACAGCGGGCTGCCATCGCCAGAGCACTGGTAACCGAACCGAGCCTGATCCTGGCGGACGAACCCACCGGTGCACTGGATAGCAAAACCGGCGAACAGATTATTGAATTGTTTCATGAGTTGCACAAAGAAGGGAACAGTTTCCTGGTAGTTACCCATGACCCCGAGGTGAGCGCTGAGTGCCAGCGGACCATCCGTCTACGGGATGGCGTGATAGAGGAGGCCGGATAATGTTTCTGGAGAATGTTCGCCTTGCAATGCAAAGCTTTATAAGTAATAAGATGCGTACGTTGCTCTCGGTACTGGGTATTGTTATCGGTGTCGCGTCGGTGATCGCGGTTACTTCATTGGGAAACAGTGCCACTCAAAGCATCCAGAGACAGATTGCGTCAACGGGATTGGAAAGTCTCACGGTGATGCCCAGGGGGTTTTCAAGGGAATTTGAATCAAACTTCACTGTGGAACTCGCAGATTCAATGTTGGCCAATGTGGATGGAGTTGAATATGCCGTACCCATCAATAACAGTAACGTGTACATCCGTTCAGGTTCCAACAGCTGGAACGGAAGCGCAAATGCGGTGTTTCCTGAGTACGCCGAAGTATTTGACTATGATACTGCTGAAGGCAGCTTCATCAGCACCGATATGAACCAAAGCGCCGACATGACTCTGATTCTTGGAAGTGAGGTTGCAGATGAGCTGTTTCCCGATGGAGATGCCATTGGCCGTTATGTCCGGGTCTTTTTAGGCAGAGGCAGCAGAAGTTTTAAGGTGGTAGGGATCATGGAGACCAGAACCGCAAGTTTCGGTCAGTCCTTCGACTCTGTGGTTTATATGCCCTACAACACCTACGCTCAGCGCTTCAGCGGCAGTGATATAGTGGGTGCGTTTGCCCTGGGCACTGCCGAGGGAGCAGATGTGCTGGCAATCGCGGATGAATTGGAGGCGTTTTTGACCTCTCGGCTGGGTGAAGACAGCTTCCGGGTTATGAGCCCAGCCACCATAGCCGAAGCGGCCAGTTCTGTTACCGAGACCCTCCAACTGGTGCTGGCCGGCATTGCCGCTATTTCACTTCTGGTGGGGGGGATCGGCATCATGAACATTATGCTTGTGGCTGTAGCGGAACGCACAAGAGAAATCGGGGTGCGCAAAGCTCTGGGGGCGAGTCCTGCGTTTATCCGCAGCCAGTTTCTAATGGAGTCCGCCAGCCTCACAATGATTGGAGGAATCATCGGTATGCTGCTGGGCTTAGGTATCTCGGTTTTTGCAGTCAATGCATTCGGCTGGGAGTTCATTCCTAGCCTGTCTGCAATTGTCCTGGCAGTGGCATTTTCTGCGGCCATAGGTATCTTCTTCGGATACTACCCGGCCCATAGAGCCAGTACCCTGGATCCGATAATTGCCTTAAACTATGAATAATATGAAGACAAGAAATCGCCAGGGCGTCAGTATTAGACAATTGAACATCCCCTTGATAGGAGGGTACCTCCTGATCAGCCTGCTTCTATTCATGATGTTTTTCGGGACAGTCCGCCGGAATGCAATTCTGGACCGACTGCTGTTTGAGCAGGAATTCGCCAGAGTTTTATCCATGTCCAGAATCATGCCGATGCTGGAGGGGCAGGCAAGTCTTGAGGAAATTAATGAGATGTCACCTTTGGAAATCTACGGTGCTGCCTTGTACGACCATGAAGGTGAAGTGCTGTTCGGCATGGGGGATATTCCTCCAAGTCTTATGCCACTGGAGGAAACTGACACTAAATACCAACGACAAAACTCGGGTTCCACAATCATATATATGCGTACATTCACAGACGCTCCCAGGCCGCCTCAGTATCTGGATCCATTCCCGTCCCTCCGCAGCCGGCCTTCTGATACCGGTGAACAGAATGGAAACGGCGGAGCTTCAGAAGACAGTGACAGAAGTACACCTCCGGGATTTAACCGTGAAGGGAGGCGGCAGATTTTGCCTGCCACGGTGTATCTCAGTGCATCAATGCCACGTTCAGCTCCCGGAGCGTCGAGAATATGGATGCTGTACGCAATATTGGAAATCATACTGGCCGTTCTTTTAGCCGCCCTGGGCCGAATGTATATTAAAAACAGGGAATATCGGGAGCAAATAGAGGAACAGAGGCACTTGGTTCATCTTGGAGAAGCAGCCAGGACCCTAACTCATGAAATTAAAAATCCCTTAAGTGCCATCGGTTTGCGTATGAGCATCCTTAAAAAGACCACGGGAGAGAATACCAGAGAGG
It includes:
- a CDS encoding TolC family protein, which codes for MKTRTIFLGFLSIMFLFSGLFSAASQESEGSGWNSYSRLREAWMNADLDIRLSELKLQNQERDFALANTGLDNSVELGLGGTQQKGISLERENDGDSLNFGANPYANLLLGDEHQSSASLSAQLNRSGSGSISISPRISLSHSFSDIFGADTADPEDVQQLLNLYLSRLNVMRSRLDSEISLLTSINNMWSRKLDIDAAEYQLVNLLEDRADAVNLLGYAEDSSYIADLDYQIGESRRRFEYLQLLLEQDMNSLHRNSGIMLETAVLERIVSEEFIQEALPYEADVPEPQQFTDYQTAMFELKLAERELQDFLEADETKLGLGIEAETEFSDGQTLSSQVAAGISLDVGTGLSVSLDVGYFNSNNPNPQNTPYAGVNLSWSSNSRQSSETLQYEQLQLQLEQAEYSLQSVEERLRIQSLSFENQLLDLRLQLSNIDDHLDSLAVKRDETLSSLSDGVASQNEIRDIDRSIMEIRGNRKSIQIELLILQKEMQSATVNLIDQNTTQEQ
- a CDS encoding efflux RND transporter periplasmic adaptor subunit, which translates into the protein MKRNASKTWKIIIILTVVAGLATAGSIAAVSMYRQSSATSGLSDARRYSVNQVSYSQTIEASGNIEAYQAESYAAPMAGEVENIYVAEGDQVAQGQMLADLNDLSLRYELASIEYDISQAQSNARPRELELLEMKKEMAESEISDTKVSAKFAGLVSDVFVNEGDNVAQGAELLRVIDLSMMKAMVPIDEIDVPLLEEGQRVEFIFDAYPDLRYNGYVAHVPREASVTSNGIAVLEVELILSDPDSAIIPAFTFTAEIYVSDSEDILVVDKSAVFIRDNDGSRGMAMRVDEQTEDPQPVRVEVESYDADRYRVLNGLEAGDELISPQSLMDARGDIGGGFSLPGMGRNMNGGERPVPPQGSGTAPAGRRN
- a CDS encoding ABC transporter ATP-binding protein, which translates into the protein MYPVIKTEKLKRYYNMGDTTVKALDGVDIEIHSGEMVSVMGPSGSGKSTLMHLVGCLDSPSHGSILIDGEDISAFNEAQLAAIRNRKIGFVFQQFNLLSKTTILDNVATPLMYARVNAAERHRRAENALVRVGLGDRIYHRPNELSGGQRQRAAIARALVTEPSLILADEPTGALDSKTGEQIIELFHELHKEGNSFLVVTHDPEVSAECQRTIRLRDGVIEEAG
- a CDS encoding ABC transporter permease, with the protein product MFLENVRLAMQSFISNKMRTLLSVLGIVIGVASVIAVTSLGNSATQSIQRQIASTGLESLTVMPRGFSREFESNFTVELADSMLANVDGVEYAVPINNSNVYIRSGSNSWNGSANAVFPEYAEVFDYDTAEGSFISTDMNQSADMTLILGSEVADELFPDGDAIGRYVRVFLGRGSRSFKVVGIMETRTASFGQSFDSVVYMPYNTYAQRFSGSDIVGAFALGTAEGADVLAIADELEAFLTSRLGEDSFRVMSPATIAEAASSVTETLQLVLAGIAAISLLVGGIGIMNIMLVAVAERTREIGVRKALGASPAFIRSQFLMESASLTMIGGIIGMLLGLGISVFAVNAFGWEFIPSLSAIVLAVAFSAAIGIFFGYYPAHRASTLDPIIALNYE
- a CDS encoding sensor histidine kinase — protein: MKTRNRQGVSIRQLNIPLIGGYLLISLLLFMMFFGTVRRNAILDRLLFEQEFARVLSMSRIMPMLEGQASLEEINEMSPLEIYGAALYDHEGEVLFGMGDIPPSLMPLEETDTKYQRQNSGSTIIYMRTFTDAPRPPQYLDPFPSLRSRPSDTGEQNGNGGASEDSDRSTPPGFNREGRRQILPATVYLSASMPRSAPGASRIWMLYAILEIILAVLLAALGRMYIKNREYREQIEEQRHLVHLGEAARTLTHEIKNPLSAIGLRMSILKKTTGENTREDLNIIQEEVDRLNDLSSRIREFLKNPAGNPGTIHLQDYLPELIKRMPEHTSFEDNLPEDTACIVSIDESRLRSILENLILNAHEANRSGDNEDMPVKILLEQGKRNYVLRVQDRGNGIDRENRERIFDPFFTTKTRGSGIGLSIARQFAQAAGGSLEYHPRDGGGSEFILTLPSSSREAGSLRKHKGRNVVEQE